The Tenuifilum thalassicum genome includes the window TAACTTCAATATGGAGTACATTAATAGTGGCTCTAATAGGTTTATTTTCACCATTATGAGGATGTTTGATGAGGCTTATTCTCATGGTAATAATATTATTATAAATTGGTATTTTGAAGAAGATGATGATACCATTAAAAATTTAGGACGTGATTTTCAAACCCTTTTAAAAGTTCCATTTAAAATGGTTGAAATAGTATAGTAAATCAAAGCCCCTAATTGTTATTTTCACTATCAATCTCAGTAAAATCAATAAAACTTTCCGAAGGATAATGAATTATTATCCAAGCTATGTCGCGCACAAAATCAACCTTACCAATTTCAACACTTTTTATATCCAAACCTGTTCTTTGTTTTAAATCTTCAATGAGTTCTGCTCTCCTTTCTGGAGTTATTAGTTCAATTTTTTCATAAACCACTACCTTTTGAGAGAGGTGCTTTATAAATAGACCTTTTTCTAGTACGTAAGCTACCAAAATAAGGCCAAGATTCGAGAACATAAGTTCAGCATAGCTAACCTTTTTTGATGATATCGCATTAATAAGTGATATGGCGATTATTAAAAAAAGGTATGTCATCTCTTTTATAGGGATTGGGTTTGTTCTATATCTAATAATCCCAAATACAGCGAAAAGACCTAATGCAAATCCAAGTTGTAATTTAACATTTGCAAGTAA containing:
- a CDS encoding DUF4956 domain-containing protein, producing the protein MKTMWFLLKSNSIEIFGIDLINTDDFYTLILRFVLNIVIIWIAARHLYYPKTLRKDYVFTYLMLGTVVFFMCFLLANVKLQLGFALGLFAVFGIIRYRTNPIPIKEMTYLFLIIAISLINAISSKKVSYAELMFSNLGLILVAYVLEKGLFIKHLSQKVVVYEKIELITPERRAELIEDLKQRTGLDIKSVEIGKVDFVRDIAWIIIHYPSESFIDFTEIDSENNN
- a CDS encoding DUF1987 domain-containing protein gives rise to the protein MDFKPGLLQISGRSITEDAIAFYQPVIKWIENYLKNPEPLTRINFNMEYINSGSNRFIFTIMRMFDEAYSHGNNIIINWYFEEDDDTIKNLGRDFQTLLKVPFKMVEIV